A stretch of Spirosoma oryzicola DNA encodes these proteins:
- a CDS encoding DUF779 domain-containing protein — protein sequence MTTQTTSRVDVTPAAANVIDNLKVQHGPLMFHQSGGCCDGSSPMCYAVGDFIIGSTDVWLGKIEDCDFWMSEDQFEYWRHTHLTVDVTPGRGASFSLEIPLGIRFLIRSRLFSEDEMNHLPPVRVGGDS from the coding sequence ATGACCACGCAAACCACCTCCCGCGTCGATGTAACCCCGGCAGCCGCCAACGTTATCGACAACCTGAAGGTCCAGCACGGACCGTTAATGTTTCATCAGAGCGGGGGGTGCTGCGATGGCTCATCGCCTATGTGTTACGCCGTGGGTGATTTTATCATTGGCTCGACTGATGTGTGGCTGGGTAAGATTGAGGACTGTGATTTCTGGATGTCGGAAGATCAGTTCGAATACTGGCGACACACGCACCTGACCGTCGATGTGACGCCGGGGCGGGGAGCCAGTTTTTCGCTCGAAATTCCACTGGGCATTCGCTTCCTGATCCGTTCACGCCTATTCAGCGAAGACGAAATGAATCATCTGCCACCGGTTCGGGTAGGGGGCGATAGTTAA
- a CDS encoding aldehyde dehydrogenase family protein → MEVLEAPSKILPRPEFKSQYENYIGGKWVAPVDGEYFANNSPIDDSLIARVPRSKAADVELALDAAHKAFPAWSRTSATERSNMLIRIADRIEQNLEFLARVETVENGKAVRETMAADLPLVVDHFRYFAGVIRAEEGSLAELDKDTVSMIIKEPIGVVGQIIPWNFPLLMATWKLAPALAAGCCVVMKPAEQTPTSILVLMEVLEGLIPPGVVNIVNGFGPEAGKPLAQSKRIAKVAFTGETTTGRLIMQYASENLIPVTMELGGKSPNIFMESIADADDEFFDKCVEGAVMFALNQGEICTCPSRLLIHERAYDRFIERVVERTKAIKLGHPLDPDTMMGAQASNDQYEKILSYIDIGKQEGAEILTGGGPAGLVDNGLESGYYIQPTIFKGNNKMRIFQEEIFGPVVSVTTFKDADEAIATANDTLYGLGAGLWTRDAHELYQIPRQIQAGRVWVNCYHNYPAHAPFGGYKKSGFGRENHHMMLNHYRQTKNILISYSKSKLGFF, encoded by the coding sequence ATGGAAGTATTAGAAGCTCCAAGCAAGATTCTGCCCCGGCCTGAGTTTAAGAGCCAGTACGAGAACTACATTGGCGGTAAATGGGTGGCTCCGGTAGATGGCGAATACTTTGCGAACAACTCGCCTATCGACGATAGCTTAATCGCCCGTGTTCCTCGTTCCAAAGCCGCCGATGTTGAACTGGCACTCGATGCGGCACACAAGGCTTTTCCGGCCTGGTCCCGTACGTCGGCGACCGAACGCAGCAACATGCTGATTCGGATTGCCGACCGGATCGAACAAAATCTTGAATTTCTGGCCCGCGTCGAAACGGTCGAAAACGGGAAAGCCGTTCGCGAAACGATGGCCGCTGACTTACCGTTGGTTGTCGATCATTTCCGCTACTTCGCCGGGGTGATCCGGGCCGAAGAAGGCAGCCTGGCCGAACTCGACAAAGACACGGTGTCGATGATCATCAAGGAACCCATTGGCGTTGTCGGGCAGATTATCCCCTGGAATTTTCCGCTGCTGATGGCTACCTGGAAGCTGGCTCCGGCGCTGGCCGCTGGCTGCTGCGTGGTGATGAAACCCGCTGAGCAGACGCCAACGTCGATTCTGGTGTTGATGGAAGTGCTCGAAGGGCTGATTCCGCCCGGCGTGGTGAACATTGTCAATGGTTTCGGCCCCGAAGCAGGCAAGCCATTGGCTCAGTCCAAGCGCATCGCGAAAGTAGCCTTCACGGGTGAAACGACGACGGGCCGACTGATCATGCAATACGCGTCGGAAAACCTGATTCCGGTAACGATGGAGTTGGGCGGTAAATCCCCTAACATCTTCATGGAGTCCATCGCCGATGCGGACGATGAGTTCTTCGACAAATGCGTAGAAGGTGCGGTGATGTTTGCCTTGAACCAGGGCGAGATCTGTACCTGCCCCTCGCGACTGCTCATTCATGAGCGGGCCTACGACCGGTTTATCGAACGAGTTGTTGAGCGTACCAAGGCCATTAAGTTAGGCCACCCGCTCGACCCGGATACGATGATGGGTGCCCAGGCCAGTAACGATCAATACGAAAAAATTCTCTCTTACATCGATATCGGCAAGCAAGAAGGGGCCGAGATCCTGACGGGTGGCGGCCCCGCCGGTTTAGTGGATAACGGGCTGGAAAGTGGTTATTACATCCAGCCCACCATCTTCAAAGGCAACAACAAAATGCGCATTTTTCAGGAGGAAATCTTCGGGCCTGTCGTATCAGTGACGACCTTCAAAGATGCTGACGAAGCCATCGCGACGGCCAACGATACGCTGTACGGGCTCGGGGCAGGTTTGTGGACTCGGGATGCGCACGAGTTGTACCAGATTCCTCGTCAGATTCAGGCGGGCCGTGTGTGGGTGAACTGCTACCACAATTATCCGGCGCACGCACCGTTTGGCGGCTACAAGAAGTCGGGTTTTGGTCGGGAGAATCACCACATGATGCTCAATCATTACCGGCAGACGAAGAACATTCTGATTTCGTACAGCAAGAGCAAGTTAGGGTTCTTTTAA
- a CDS encoding response regulator yields the protein MNKPFPILLIDDDPMVLDTLEYAAKYSFEEATFTYLASYREAVNYLHSLKGPGPRLILLDVDLKTEENGFTFLEELRAHPQGKSLPVVMLSAYKTDENVEMANELNSTSFVQKPFVFNEWKACMSSLKNYWVNTVTVPQVWFN from the coding sequence ATGAACAAACCGTTTCCTATCTTATTGATAGATGATGATCCAATGGTTTTGGATACGCTAGAATATGCTGCGAAATACAGCTTTGAAGAAGCCACCTTCACCTATCTTGCCTCTTATCGGGAAGCCGTTAATTACCTGCATAGCCTAAAGGGTCCGGGTCCCAGGCTGATACTACTGGATGTGGATTTAAAGACAGAAGAGAACGGGTTTACTTTCCTGGAAGAATTACGGGCTCACCCGCAAGGCAAATCGCTGCCCGTCGTTATGCTGTCGGCTTACAAAACAGACGAAAACGTGGAAATGGCTAATGAATTAAATTCGACGTCGTTTGTTCAAAAACCGTTTGTCTTTAATGAATGGAAAGCCTGCATGAGCTCGCTGAAAAATTACTGGGTTAACACAGTCACGGTGCCCCAGGTCTGGTTCAATTAG
- a CDS encoding alpha/beta hydrolase, whose translation MKKSIYFLLMLGLVHYSVMAQSISYPHPVRYITLRQEQKTMRMAYMDVAPIGKPTGKTVLLFHGKNFSGIYWRDVINFLSKAGYRVIAPDQVGWGRSDFPDLHYSFHALAANNKQLLDSLQVDQVVVMGHSMGGMLATRFALRYPERVRQLILENPIGLEDYRTFVPYSPIDSLYEGELGATYASYKKYQQSYYPTWEAKYEEWVRVQASALEDPRFKQIAWVNALTYQMIYEQPVCYEFKNLKAPTLLIIGQADRTIVGKARVPKALVNQHGQYPELGKRTHQQIVGSQLVELPGVGHIPHVQSLAEFQKAVLSFLR comes from the coding sequence ATGAAAAAGTCTATTTATTTTCTGCTAATGCTGGGATTGGTTCATTATTCCGTAATGGCTCAGTCTATTTCTTACCCTCATCCTGTTCGGTACATTACGCTCCGCCAGGAGCAAAAAACGATGCGTATGGCTTACATGGATGTTGCACCCATAGGTAAGCCAACCGGCAAAACAGTATTGCTTTTCCACGGTAAGAATTTCAGCGGTATCTATTGGCGGGACGTAATTAACTTTCTCAGCAAAGCGGGCTATCGGGTTATTGCGCCGGATCAGGTTGGCTGGGGTCGGTCGGATTTTCCTGATCTACATTATAGTTTCCATGCGCTGGCTGCGAATAACAAGCAATTGCTTGATTCATTGCAGGTCGATCAGGTGGTTGTTATGGGCCACTCAATGGGCGGTATGCTGGCGACGCGCTTCGCTTTACGTTACCCCGAGCGGGTACGTCAGCTGATCCTGGAAAATCCGATCGGATTAGAAGATTACCGGACATTTGTTCCGTATTCGCCCATTGATAGTTTGTACGAAGGTGAATTAGGGGCCACCTACGCGTCGTACAAGAAGTACCAGCAGAGCTATTACCCGACTTGGGAAGCCAAATACGAAGAATGGGTGCGCGTACAAGCGTCGGCACTGGAAGATCCGCGTTTCAAACAGATTGCCTGGGTCAACGCCCTGACATACCAAATGATCTATGAGCAACCTGTTTGTTACGAATTCAAAAACCTAAAAGCTCCCACTCTATTAATTATCGGTCAGGCCGACCGGACCATTGTCGGGAAAGCGCGGGTACCTAAAGCGCTGGTCAATCAGCACGGTCAATACCCCGAACTGGGCAAACGCACGCATCAACAAATCGTGGGCAGCCAATTGGTGGAGCTTCCGGGTGTGGGCCACATTCCGCATGTGCAGTCATTGGCGGAATTTCAGAAAGCCGTCTTGAGTTTTCTGCGCTAA
- a CDS encoding sensor histidine kinase codes for MGKGIRWLAVLGIGWLLAVGPSEKTRAQSAEAAFVRYTTNQGLSNDVVTAIAKDQRGFMWVGTINGLNRFDGVQVKVYKRTGRPDGLPGNYVVPGGITPDQNGHLWVSTNRGLYRFDPTKEQGQTIALPQLRDRQADNDFVSPVRFDKAGMGWFSSVDRLYRIDPRTRQLTAYALPHIMPAAYASPFIDRRGNVWVVVAGALYQFDPSRRRYAYVIGKDKHHPNASLEVNGLAESKSGTLYAYTTQRLMRYEVATNRFVEYLGKSGIITEMAEGKGADGKPIFWLGGLTQLTRYDPVRNSYTTFERIADDPTSYPGGMTGSLYSDSLTGALWVGTKYGLAVIDPVATKFGRQLVRDSVDNRTVSSVTVILQDYCTDSLFWGVTQNARLFRWNHQGTLQTVATMTDKVAYALTQDQYGRLWVGLEDGVGVYDPTRKQWQYKRVSRSENVNSQSPSVPIRSFYNDRQGRLWLGSGRQGLYWYDPATDRIRAWRLSTETDQLFSVSRMQEDNQGRLWVLTTRGLVRINATRSQAVRVEIQSSKPVVQPSNQLQSTFLIDRQGNLWLSGIDFMVKADTNGHVLQTYTLENGLLADHIFGIAEDKRGHLWLATDEQLHELDPVTKRFRYYSKASGLLTNNLFQPITQSRQGELFIGAEGGFVYFQPEQLRKNKMPPPVVVTEVRVNNRPRRLEPGQSVQLEPDETTVTVAFAALNYSQATKNRYAYKLLGFDEEWITTDARTATYTNLAPGNYQLRIRAANSDGVWNQTGTTVLMRVIPAYYQTIWFKALVLATVLIILWGIYRNRQLQQQRLTRIRDRIATDLHDDIGSTLSSIRIFSDVVQSQIADVRPESVPLLQRISANATTLAESMQDIIWTIKARNDGLDDVVSRMREFGLRLTEAKGIKFTMTATEPFPALKLDVEQRRNLYLIFKESVNNAVKYAHCSRLDVSLSVVGRQLHVKIQDDGQGFDPATVRLGNGLVNLQTRARDIRGKLAITSAPGAGTSVVLTTPLS; via the coding sequence ATGGGAAAAGGCATCAGATGGCTCGCTGTGCTAGGGATTGGCTGGTTGCTTGCGGTTGGACCCTCGGAGAAAACTCGGGCGCAATCGGCGGAGGCAGCGTTTGTTCGCTACACAACCAATCAGGGGTTGTCGAACGACGTTGTTACGGCCATTGCCAAAGACCAGCGTGGTTTTATGTGGGTCGGGACGATCAACGGGCTAAACCGCTTCGACGGTGTGCAGGTCAAAGTCTACAAGCGGACGGGACGACCAGATGGTTTGCCCGGTAATTATGTCGTGCCGGGCGGAATTACACCCGACCAGAACGGCCATTTATGGGTATCAACAAATCGGGGCCTTTATCGCTTCGATCCCACCAAGGAGCAGGGGCAGACCATAGCGCTGCCCCAATTGCGCGATCGCCAGGCTGACAATGATTTTGTTTCGCCGGTTCGGTTCGACAAAGCCGGGATGGGCTGGTTTTCTTCTGTTGATCGGCTGTATCGAATAGATCCCCGTACACGTCAACTGACGGCGTATGCATTACCTCATATAATGCCTGCTGCCTATGCTAGCCCGTTTATTGACCGGCGGGGAAACGTGTGGGTTGTTGTTGCGGGGGCTTTGTATCAATTTGACCCCAGCCGCCGTCGGTATGCCTATGTTATTGGGAAGGATAAACATCATCCCAACGCTTCTCTTGAGGTGAATGGATTGGCTGAAAGCAAATCCGGAACGCTTTACGCCTACACGACGCAGCGCTTAATGCGGTATGAAGTCGCTACCAATCGCTTCGTCGAATATCTGGGTAAGTCGGGAATTATAACCGAAATGGCAGAAGGGAAAGGAGCCGACGGCAAACCGATCTTCTGGCTGGGCGGGCTTACCCAATTGACCCGTTACGACCCCGTCAGAAATAGCTACACTACGTTTGAACGAATTGCTGACGACCCAACCAGCTATCCGGGGGGGATGACGGGATCATTGTATAGTGACTCCTTAACGGGGGCGCTCTGGGTCGGTACCAAGTACGGTCTGGCTGTCATCGATCCGGTAGCGACCAAATTCGGTCGTCAGTTGGTACGGGACTCGGTAGATAATAGAACCGTAAGTAGTGTAACGGTCATTCTTCAGGATTACTGTACGGATTCGTTATTCTGGGGTGTAACCCAAAATGCCCGTTTGTTTCGCTGGAACCACCAGGGAACGCTGCAAACGGTTGCCACCATGACAGATAAAGTGGCCTACGCGTTAACACAAGATCAGTATGGGCGGCTGTGGGTTGGTCTGGAAGACGGTGTTGGTGTGTATGATCCGACGCGTAAGCAGTGGCAGTACAAACGGGTTTCTCGTTCCGAAAATGTTAATAGCCAGTCGCCATCCGTTCCAATCCGGAGCTTCTACAACGACCGGCAGGGGCGGCTGTGGTTAGGCTCTGGTCGGCAGGGGCTGTACTGGTATGATCCGGCTACAGACCGAATTCGTGCCTGGCGGCTGTCTACCGAAACGGATCAGTTGTTTAGTGTAAGCCGAATGCAGGAAGATAACCAGGGGCGACTCTGGGTGCTGACGACACGCGGTCTGGTTCGCATCAATGCGACGCGGAGTCAGGCCGTTCGTGTCGAGATACAGAGTTCTAAGCCCGTCGTTCAGCCATCGAACCAGTTACAAAGTACCTTTCTGATCGACCGCCAGGGAAACCTTTGGTTGTCGGGCATCGATTTTATGGTTAAAGCGGATACGAATGGGCACGTTTTGCAGACATACACGCTGGAAAATGGCTTGTTGGCCGATCATATTTTTGGAATAGCGGAGGACAAACGGGGGCATCTTTGGCTGGCCACCGATGAGCAACTGCACGAGCTTGATCCCGTAACGAAACGGTTTCGCTACTACAGCAAAGCCAGTGGGCTGTTAACGAATAATCTGTTTCAACCCATCACACAAAGCCGTCAGGGCGAGTTGTTTATTGGCGCAGAAGGGGGATTTGTTTACTTCCAACCCGAACAGCTACGAAAAAATAAGATGCCGCCCCCGGTCGTCGTCACCGAAGTCCGGGTCAACAATCGTCCGCGTAGGCTTGAACCAGGCCAGTCTGTTCAACTGGAACCCGACGAAACGACGGTAACGGTTGCATTTGCCGCGCTCAACTACAGTCAGGCTACAAAAAACCGGTATGCGTACAAACTACTGGGATTTGACGAGGAATGGATTACAACCGATGCCCGTACGGCAACGTACACCAATCTGGCTCCCGGCAATTACCAGTTACGCATCCGGGCGGCTAACAGCGATGGTGTCTGGAATCAAACCGGGACTACGGTACTCATGCGTGTCATCCCGGCTTATTATCAGACCATTTGGTTTAAAGCACTGGTTCTGGCAACAGTGCTGATTATCCTGTGGGGAATCTACCGAAATCGTCAGCTTCAGCAGCAGCGACTGACCCGAATCCGGGATCGAATCGCTACGGATTTGCACGACGATATTGGATCGACGCTAAGCAGTATTCGTATTTTCAGTGATGTAGTACAGAGCCAGATTGCTGACGTTCGGCCTGAGTCTGTCCCATTGTTGCAACGCATCAGTGCCAACGCCACCACCCTCGCCGAGTCTATGCAGGACATTATCTGGACGATCAAAGCGCGCAACGATGGATTGGACGATGTGGTGAGCCGGATGCGCGAATTCGGGCTGCGGCTTACGGAAGCAAAAGGTATCAAGTTTACTATGACCGCAACGGAACCCTTTCCAGCCCTGAAACTAGATGTCGAACAGCGCCGTAACCTATACCTGATATTTAAAGAAAGCGTGAATAACGCCGTCAAGTACGCCCATTGCTCCCGGCTTGATGTATCGTTGAGCGTTGTTGGGCGGCAGTTGCACGTCAAGATTCAGGATGACGGACAAGGGTTCGATCCGGCAACGGTACGGTTGGGCAATGGGTTAGTGAATCTACAGACGCGTGCGCGCGACATTCGGGGGAAACTAGCCATTACGTCTGCGCCGGGTGCCGGTACATCGGTGGTATTAACGACCCCGCTTTCCTAA
- a CDS encoding DUF72 domain-containing protein, with protein MSSSVRVGTCGFNGTKANYQQRLSCVEVQHTFYQPPQLTTLHRWRNDVSADFEFTLKAWQLITHQAKSPTYKRLRRKLTDQELADAGFFRPTTIVEEAWQLTLACAHALKARTILFQCPASFTQTSEHIAHMVGFFSRIDRTGLRLCWEPRGNWDRQVVRALCHDLDLWHVVDPFVNTTTTPERCYFRLHGRQGWRYKYEPHELTELLELLPHEQPSYVFFNNIHMMQDALAFKTILESQDNLD; from the coding sequence ATGAGCAGTAGCGTCAGGGTTGGCACCTGCGGCTTCAACGGCACAAAAGCCAACTATCAGCAACGTCTTTCCTGCGTGGAAGTACAACATACCTTCTATCAACCTCCGCAACTGACGACCCTGCACCGATGGCGCAATGATGTTTCCGCCGACTTTGAGTTTACCCTAAAAGCCTGGCAGCTAATTACTCATCAAGCCAAGAGCCCAACCTACAAACGTCTCAGGCGAAAACTCACCGATCAGGAACTGGCGGATGCTGGTTTTTTCCGTCCTACTACCATTGTCGAAGAAGCCTGGCAGCTTACCCTGGCCTGCGCCCATGCGTTGAAAGCCCGGACAATTCTCTTTCAGTGTCCAGCCAGTTTTACCCAGACGTCGGAACACATCGCCCACATGGTCGGCTTCTTTTCCCGAATCGACCGGACAGGACTCCGGTTATGCTGGGAACCCAGAGGAAACTGGGACCGGCAGGTCGTTCGTGCGTTGTGTCACGACCTCGACCTGTGGCACGTCGTTGATCCATTTGTTAATACAACAACAACTCCTGAGCGGTGTTATTTCCGGTTGCACGGCCGGCAGGGCTGGCGATACAAGTACGAACCGCATGAGTTGACGGAGCTTCTGGAACTTCTGCCTCACGAGCAGCCGTCATACGTATTTTTCAACAATATCCACATGATGCAGGATGCACTGGCATTCAAAACCATACTGGAATCGCAGGACAACCTTGATTGA
- a CDS encoding alkaline phosphatase: MISRFHFFCLTVFLISRFSFAQPTGLYTTAQAHSHNDYAQNIPFLAAYYANFGSIEADVHAYRGQLYVAHDSSDVDNSRTLERLYIQPILQKMQEQGGKIYKDGAPLQLLIDLKTPASQTLPLLIKQLGAYPAAFGVNGQVRVVVSGTIPAPDQFNNFPDWLLFDGRPDVNYTADQLKHIGLISQSFLAFSRWNGKGLVVKKEAEKLQAFVRNGHQLGKKIRLWATPDNINTWKALVNLGVDYINTDQISGLAEFLNSRPTAEFQSTDFHTVYEPTYRNNDARSRVRNVILLIGDGMGLAQIYTGLTANRGNLNLAKMLNIGFSKTSAADTYITDSAAGATAMATGQKTNNRAIGVDSLNRPLLALPAQLKKYGIKSGLITAGSVTDATPAAFYAHQPDRSFEQEIATDFLATKPDILIGGGLRYFKDQHLLDSLRKDGYRVGEQFSDLTQLKAPFVLLDDKAVVSIDKGRGNFLTNSLQKVVAELKGNQAGFFMMVEGAQIDYGGHVNNMSYVAREMLDFDKAIGEAMRFADADGQTLVIVTADHETGGLTLLDGNLKKGYVDGHFSTNDHTGVMVPVFAYGPHSLDFRGVYENTDIYQKIMAVLKK, encoded by the coding sequence ATGATTTCTCGATTTCACTTCTTCTGCTTAACTGTATTTTTAATCAGCCGTTTCAGCTTCGCGCAACCGACCGGACTGTATACCACCGCCCAGGCACATTCGCACAACGATTACGCGCAGAACATCCCATTCCTGGCGGCTTATTACGCCAATTTCGGATCCATTGAAGCTGACGTTCACGCGTATCGGGGTCAGCTTTATGTGGCGCATGACTCATCGGATGTCGATAACAGCCGTACACTGGAACGACTGTATATCCAGCCAATCCTTCAAAAGATGCAAGAGCAGGGCGGTAAGATTTACAAAGATGGTGCTCCCTTGCAACTGCTGATCGACCTGAAAACGCCGGCAAGCCAGACGCTTCCTTTACTGATAAAACAGTTGGGCGCGTACCCCGCTGCTTTTGGCGTGAACGGACAGGTTCGTGTGGTGGTCAGCGGTACTATTCCGGCTCCTGATCAGTTCAACAACTTCCCCGACTGGCTACTCTTTGACGGACGGCCCGATGTAAACTATACAGCTGACCAACTCAAGCATATCGGACTGATCAGCCAGTCGTTTCTGGCGTTCAGTCGCTGGAATGGCAAAGGGCTTGTTGTGAAGAAAGAAGCGGAAAAGCTACAGGCGTTTGTGCGAAACGGGCATCAGCTGGGCAAAAAAATCCGGCTCTGGGCGACACCCGATAACATCAATACTTGGAAAGCGCTGGTTAATCTGGGCGTCGATTACATCAATACCGATCAGATCAGTGGACTGGCCGAATTCCTGAACTCACGACCCACCGCCGAATTTCAAAGTACGGATTTCCATACCGTCTACGAACCGACCTATCGCAACAACGATGCCCGTAGCCGGGTGCGCAACGTGATTCTGCTGATTGGCGATGGCATGGGGTTGGCCCAGATCTACACCGGGCTGACGGCCAACCGGGGTAACCTCAATCTGGCTAAAATGCTGAACATTGGTTTTTCGAAAACCAGTGCCGCCGATACCTACATTACGGATTCGGCAGCGGGAGCAACGGCCATGGCTACCGGACAGAAAACTAATAACCGGGCTATTGGCGTGGATTCGCTGAATCGGCCTCTGTTGGCCTTACCAGCGCAGCTAAAAAAATATGGCATAAAAAGCGGCTTGATCACGGCGGGTAGTGTAACCGACGCTACACCTGCGGCCTTCTACGCGCACCAACCCGACCGGTCATTCGAACAGGAGATTGCCACCGATTTTCTGGCGACCAAACCCGATATTCTTATTGGCGGTGGGTTGCGCTATTTCAAGGATCAGCATTTGCTTGATTCGTTGCGGAAAGACGGATACCGCGTCGGTGAACAGTTCAGCGACCTTACCCAGTTGAAAGCACCCTTCGTCCTGCTTGACGATAAAGCGGTGGTATCCATCGACAAAGGCCGGGGCAATTTCCTGACGAATAGTCTCCAAAAAGTAGTTGCGGAGTTGAAAGGAAATCAGGCTGGTTTTTTTATGATGGTCGAAGGTGCCCAGATCGACTACGGCGGTCATGTCAACAACATGAGCTACGTAGCGCGCGAAATGCTTGATTTTGACAAAGCCATTGGCGAAGCCATGCGTTTTGCTGACGCCGACGGGCAAACGCTGGTAATCGTTACCGCCGATCACGAAACGGGCGGGTTGACGTTGCTTGATGGAAACCTGAAAAAAGGATACGTCGATGGGCATTTCAGCACCAACGACCATACCGGAGTGATGGTGCCGGTTTTTGCCTACGGGCCGCATTCTCTGGACTTTCGGGGTGTTTACGAAAACACGGATATCTACCAGAAGATCATGGCGGTGCTGAAGAAATAG
- a CDS encoding DUF2147 domain-containing protein has product MNPCRLVIFVLLCLLTLSAYAPLPDNPDAVEGKWLSARKKNQVQIFKQGNKYFGRIVWMAEPNDPETNRPKTDRENPDEKLRNRPLLNLVIMTNLTYKGNNVWTDGQIYNPEDGKTYSCDLTLKDPNSLDLHGYVMGIPLLGKTKTWTRVR; this is encoded by the coding sequence ATGAACCCCTGCCGCCTGGTTATCTTTGTGCTTTTGTGCCTGCTAACGCTGTCAGCGTACGCACCCCTACCCGATAATCCCGATGCAGTAGAAGGCAAATGGCTTAGCGCCAGAAAGAAAAATCAGGTTCAGATTTTTAAACAGGGCAACAAGTATTTTGGGCGGATCGTCTGGATGGCTGAACCGAACGACCCGGAAACGAACAGACCTAAAACCGACAGGGAGAACCCTGACGAAAAGCTCCGCAACCGTCCACTGCTGAACCTGGTCATCATGACGAATTTAACTTACAAAGGAAACAACGTCTGGACCGACGGGCAGATTTATAACCCCGAGGATGGGAAGACGTACAGTTGTGATTTAACGCTTAAAGATCCCAACTCGCTGGACTTGCACGGCTACGTGATGGGCATTCCTCTATTAGGCAAAACCAAAACCTGGACTCGGGTCAGATAA
- a CDS encoding response regulator gives MTDIGIIYYEDNRELREGLSFLIQATPGLTLLGAFGNCQHLPEEIRSLRPDVVLMDIDLPGISGIEAVPMVKAVLPATQVLMLTVFDDEDKIFRAIRNGASGYLLKHTSPAELVAAIFDLHRGGSPMTASIARKVLLHFQQPKAQPSDDYKLSVRELDIVKGLVSGYSYKLIADELHISIDTVRSHIRSIYDKLQVNSKTEAVLKAMREGLV, from the coding sequence ATGACGGATATTGGCATTATTTACTACGAAGACAACCGCGAACTGCGCGAAGGACTTTCGTTTCTGATTCAGGCGACGCCGGGGCTAACCTTGCTGGGCGCGTTTGGCAACTGTCAGCACCTGCCCGAAGAAATACGTTCGCTTCGACCCGACGTAGTGTTGATGGATATTGATTTGCCCGGCATTAGCGGCATCGAGGCCGTACCGATGGTTAAGGCTGTTTTGCCAGCCACGCAGGTACTGATGCTGACGGTGTTTGACGATGAAGACAAAATTTTTCGGGCGATTCGGAACGGAGCCAGTGGCTATTTGCTCAAGCATACGTCGCCCGCCGAGTTGGTAGCAGCTATCTTCGATCTGCACCGGGGCGGATCGCCGATGACCGCGAGCATCGCCCGGAAGGTATTATTGCATTTTCAGCAACCAAAGGCGCAGCCAAGCGATGACTACAAGCTGTCGGTACGCGAACTGGATATTGTGAAAGGATTGGTCAGTGGGTACAGCTACAAACTGATTGCCGACGAACTGCACATCAGCATCGATACGGTGCGGTCGCACATCCGCAGTATTTACGATAAGCTACAGGTCAACTCAAAAACTGAAGCCGTTCTAAAAGCCATGCGGGAAGGACTTGTGTGA
- a CDS encoding DUF3244 domain-containing protein, whose translation MKQFRLTIAVLLSVWGLAGMGDAKADNGLVINGVSVEKSEQKKVRLYIQTAEPVDVAIIDADGNLLYRGVVARSEKGITSFNLNGLSDGQYYLTASNDSYWMSQGLTIKGNTVIVDESSQKQLVQPTISAYDKNKFEVTLPAQNVEANVAIYDSRNVLVQTGSLNGSARRFDLSALPDGAYTFIVGPDQKQFSTRVDIKH comes from the coding sequence ATGAAACAGTTCCGTTTAACAATTGCTGTACTACTTTCAGTATGGGGTCTGGCAGGCATGGGAGATGCTAAAGCTGACAATGGTTTAGTTATAAACGGGGTGAGTGTTGAGAAGTCCGAGCAAAAGAAAGTACGTTTATATATTCAAACGGCTGAGCCGGTTGACGTGGCTATTATTGATGCCGACGGCAATCTGCTTTATCGTGGTGTTGTTGCACGCAGTGAGAAAGGAATTACCTCGTTTAACCTCAACGGTCTGTCTGATGGTCAGTACTACCTGACAGCCAGCAACGACTCGTACTGGATGTCGCAGGGGCTGACGATCAAAGGTAACACGGTTATTGTTGACGAAAGCAGCCAGAAACAACTGGTGCAGCCAACTATTTCGGCCTATGATAAAAACAAGTTCGAAGTGACACTGCCTGCCCAAAATGTAGAAGCAAACGTAGCTATCTACGACTCACGCAATGTGCTGGTTCAAACCGGTTCGTTGAATGGCTCGGCTCGTCGGTTCGATTTGTCTGCTCTGCCTGATGGTGCCTACACCTTCATCGTTGGCCCGGATCAGAAGCAGTTTTCAACGCGCGTTGACATTAAACACTAA